The genomic stretch GGCGCTGATCACGGAGCTGTGCGCGACCGCGCTGCGGGCGCGCAAGGGCGGCGCCCGTAGACTCGTCGGGATCGGGGTCGGGGTGCCGAGTCCGGTGGACCCGCGGAATCCGTTCGCACTCTCCGAAGTGGTGCTTCCGGAGTGGCGCGGGACGAGTGGGATCGAGAAGCTGCGCGAGCGTTTCGGCGTCCCGGTGATGGTGGACAACGACGCCAATCTGGGCGCATTGGCTGAGCAATGGTGGGGGGCGGGCCGCGGGATCTCGGAATTCGCCTATGTGAAGGTGGGCACCGGAGTGGGCTCGGGGCATGTGATACACGGCGAGCTGTATCGCGGCGCCACCGGCTTCGCCGGTGAGATCGGCCATCTGTCACTGGACCCGGATGGCGAGATGTGCGTGTGCGGGCTCAGGGGATGTCTCGTGCTGTTGGTAGGCTCGCAGGCCCTGGTCAGGCGTGCGAAGGAACTCCGCGAGGCAGAGGCAACAGGAATGCTGGTTGGAGAGATCACGATGACGACGCTCGAGGCCGCTGCCTTGGCGGGCGACCCGCTGGCGATGCGTGTCACGCGAGAGGCGGCCGAGCACTTGGGCGTCGCAGTCGCCGGAATGCTCAACTTGATGAATCCCTCCGTGGTGATCGTCGGTGGCGGTATCACGACACTCGGGGACCGGTTCTTGGATCCGCTGCGCGAGACGGTGCGCATGCGGACTCGCGTGAGCGGCGGCGTGGGCCCGTCGATCGTGATGAGCGGGCTCGGGCCACGCTCGGTGGCGGTGGGCGCGGCGACTCTGGTGCTCAAGGAAGCGCTGGCCAACCCGCGGATGTTCCCGGCGCCGGGGGCACATTAGGGACGCCATGGGACGGCTTCCCGCGCTCGCGACCTTGTGCTTCGCCGCGCTGGCGCTTTCAGGATGCGGCGACAGCCCCGTGGGGGTCCCGCCCACCGGCGCCCCGAATGGCGGTGGAGTGGGTGGAGGCACCGTGGGCGACTTGATCTGGTCCGACGAATTCGACGGCCCGGGGGGCACGCCACCCGATTCCACCCGATGGACGCACGACATCGGAACCGATTGGGGCAATTCCCAGCTCGAGTACGATACGGCCCGCCCGATCAACGTCTCGCACGATGGGCAGGGACATCTGGCGATCACGGCGCACCGCGAGGAATACAACGGCTCTTCCTTCACCTCGGGCCGCATCACCACGCGCGGCCGCTACGGACAGACCCGGGGACGGTTCGAGGCACGCATACGGATGCCCGTTGGACGCGGCCTGTGGCCGGCCTTCTGGCTGCTGGGCTCCGACGTGGCATCCGTGGGATGGCCGGCCTGTGGCGAGATCGACATCATGGAGTACCGGGGCCAGCAGCCCGCCGTGGTTCATGGATCGCTGCACGGGCCGGGGTACTCGGGTGGCCAGGCACTCACGCGCGCGTTCACCCTTCCGAGCGGAGGGTTCAACGATGGCTTCCACGTGTTCGCGGTGCAGTGGGAGACAAATCAGATCTCCTACGAAGTCGATGGGGTGAGGTATCAGACTCTCAAACCAGCCGACCTCCCGCGGGGCGCGCGCTGGGTGTTCGATCACCCCTTCAACATCATGCTCAATCTCGCGGTGGGTGGGACTTTTGTCGGCAATCCGGATGCGAGCACCTCGTTTCCGCAGACGCTGCTCGTAGACTACGTCCGGGTGTACAAGGTCGAGCCTTGACGCTCCGGCCGGCGGCCCGTCGGCTTGTGCCTGCGGTCGCGCTGGCCTCATGGCTGGCGGCCTGTGCCGGCGACGTCCGGCCGCTCCCTCCTGGCGTGCTGGTGGTGTCCCAGGAGCAGACGTCTTCCTGGGTGCGCAACTTCAACCCTCTCACCCCCGCCGCCGCAGCGCGCTGGCCGACGCTGGCCGGCGTGTATGAGCCGCTGTTCGTGTTCAACAGTGTGAGGTCGGCGCAAGTGCCGTGGCTGGCCACCGCATTCCAGTGGCGCGATGGCGGCCGCGTTCTGCGGATCACGAC from Candidatus Eisenbacteria bacterium encodes the following:
- a CDS encoding ROK family transcriptional regulator, encoding MTSYQIASRRRPRRKGAKAHPARPRPLADAVLNLIWQERHISRAEIARRTALSRSTVSEIVDALLTTGMVVDAGPGESLGGRRPIMLHFRDDACCILGVEMSGSHVAVVLTDLRGRVLDWELRDHPVRSDPAGTRALITELCATALRARKGGARRLVGIGVGVPSPVDPRNPFALSEVVLPEWRGTSGIEKLRERFGVPVMVDNDANLGALAEQWWGAGRGISEFAYVKVGTGVGSGHVIHGELYRGATGFAGEIGHLSLDPDGEMCVCGLRGCLVLLVGSQALVRRAKELREAEATGMLVGEITMTTLEAAALAGDPLAMRVTREAAEHLGVAVAGMLNLMNPSVVIVGGGITTLGDRFLDPLRETVRMRTRVSGGVGPSIVMSGLGPRSVAVGAATLVLKEALANPRMFPAPGAH
- a CDS encoding glycoside hydrolase family 16 protein; the encoded protein is MGRLPALATLCFAALALSGCGDSPVGVPPTGAPNGGGVGGGTVGDLIWSDEFDGPGGTPPDSTRWTHDIGTDWGNSQLEYDTARPINVSHDGQGHLAITAHREEYNGSSFTSGRITTRGRYGQTRGRFEARIRMPVGRGLWPAFWLLGSDVASVGWPACGEIDIMEYRGQQPAVVHGSLHGPGYSGGQALTRAFTLPSGGFNDGFHVFAVQWETNQISYEVDGVRYQTLKPADLPRGARWVFDHPFNIMLNLAVGGTFVGNPDASTSFPQTLLVDYVRVYKVEP